A stretch of DNA from Carya illinoinensis cultivar Pawnee chromosome 12, C.illinoinensisPawnee_v1, whole genome shotgun sequence:
CACATTCCACCCAAAAGTCTGAAAGTTTATAAGTTCCTTCACCCTTGCACTTGCTTCTAGAATCGTGATTGGAGATTGTACTTGGTTGGAAATAGGTTTTGACAACCATTTGTGCCCGCAAATTTTAATTCTATTCCCATTACCCACTCTCCACTTTAGCCCTTCATTCAACAGTCCCATTGCTCCCCACACACTCCTCCATATTAGTGAAGGTTTATCACCCAACTTGGACCCCAAAAAGGTACATGTtttgaagtatttttctttgaatatcaTTGCCACCAAATTCTCAGGATTCATAATAAATCTCCAACCTTGTTTAGCTATCAAGGCCATATTGAAACATTTCAAGTCTCTGAATCCTAAACCTCCCTCTCCTTTCTGTTTGCCCATTTTCTCCCAGCTTCTCCACTGCACACAGCTCCTCTTTTGATTATTTTCCCACCAAAACTTTGTAAACATTATGTTCAACTCCTAACACAGTCTCTTGGGTAACTTGAAGACACTCATGGTGTAAGTTGGGATTGCTTGCAACACTGCTTTTATCAATATTTCCTTTCCTGCACTCGACAGATaaccattcttccaattgttaaTTCTTTGCCAAACTCTCTCCTTGATACATTTAAAGGTATTGTACTTTGGCCTACCTACCATTGTAGGGAGACCAAGATACCTTTCAAAATTACCCCTCACTGTGGCTCTCCCTGCTGCTAAGACATCCCTTTTATCTTCGGTTTTGGTGTTGGAACTGAAGAAAATTGTTGTCTTATCTCTGTTTAAAAACTTACCAGAAGCTTTTTCGTATCTACTAAGTATTCTTTGAATCTTCAACCATTCATCCAGTCTGGCCCTTCCAAACAGCATAcagtcatctgcaaataatagGTGATTTACCCTTGTGCCTCCTCTAACCACTGCCACCCCTCTTGTATCTCCCTCACGATCTGAACTGTTTAGCATTGAGCTTAATCCCTCCGCACATAGAATGAACAAATAAGGTGACAGGGGGTCACCTTGTCTTAAACCCCTTGATGGAAAAATCTTCTGACCAGGCTTACCATTTAAAAGAATTGAATATGACACAATAGATACACACTTCATAATCATGTCTATACACTTACTGTTAAAACCCATCtttctcataattttttctaagaaAACCCACTCTATTCTATCATAGGCTTTAGACATATCTATCTTTATGGCCATGTTTCTCTGCCCTCCTTTCTTCCTAACTTTCATGGAATGCATCACTTCATATGCTACCATAATATTGTCAGTTATTAATCTCTCAGGcataaaagcactttgattaGGAGATATAATATCTGTTAACACACTCTTCAACCTATTTGCCAGCATctttgaaatgattttatacAAGATATTACACAAACTAATTGGTCTATATTCATTTGTGtacttaggattttttttttgggggggggggggggggggataagAGCAATATGTGTGAAGTTAACAGAGGGATTTAAGTCATCACCATTCAAACAGGCCAAAACTGCTGAGCTCACTTCCTTTCCTATAGTCTGCCagtgattttgataaaaacaagCTCCAAATCCATCCGGCCCCAGTTATTTATAAGGGACCATCTGATTTATTACCTCTTCTACCTCAATTCTGTTATAGGCCCTAGTCAGTTTTTCATTCATCCCACTTGTCACCCTGGATTCGAGATCCCTCAAGCAGTCTTCAATATCTTCTGTATTTGGCTGACTAGATGTGAAGATGTTTTCAAAGTATGATCTGAAAGCTCCTTCTACTTCTTCTGGCCTTGTGAAGGAATGGTTTTGGTCATCAATCACTTGTGTTATCtgattcttttttcttctttggcttgcacatgcatgaaagaacttGGTGTTCCTGTCCCCAAACTGATACCAATTCCTCTTTGCCCTTTGTCTCCATTTCAAATCTTCCTTGTCAAGTAAGACTCCTATCTCCTGAATCTTTTTGATGTAGCCTGCATTATTCCCATTTTCTTCAGCTTGCAACCACTTTAACCTTTTGGTTTTTTCTCCCAACTTTTTACCTCTCTCTACTTCTAAATGTCTACTCCACCTACTTAAAGCCCCTCTACTACTTTCCATGAAACTTTGCACTTCCAGCAGATTTGTTCTGTTAAGCCTTTGGAAATTCCAGGCTTTCTTTAGAACCCCTTCACAGTCCTCTTCAAGAGCCCAACTCGCTTCATATATGAACTGTCTACTCCCTTTCCACCCCCTTTTGCTACCTATTTTATGATCAGCAAAATGGGCTTGTGGTTAGAGAGCCTTGCTGCCAGAACTTCCACTTCATTGTCTTGAAACATTTTTGACCAATTTAAATTTGCAACCGCTCTATCTAACCTTTATTTAATAAAGGTCTCATCTTCATGTTTATTACTCCACGTATATTTATCCCCCCTCCACCCTAAATCAAATAGTCCCCCACTCTCCAAAGCCTCTCTAAAGCTGTCCATCAATCTTTCCTGTCTTAAGCAGCCTCCTATTTTTTCATCTTGGGATAGGATCTCGTTAAAATCTCCAATTACACACCATCCTATATTTCCTTCTGGTTTCAAATCTGCAAGTAGTCTCCATGCCTCCTCCCTTTTGTTTGCTTCAGGTTCTCCATAAAAACCAATAAGTAACCACTTCTTTTTCCCCACCACATCTATAACCCATACACTGATGTGTCTTAGAGAATAGTTCAGCACTTCCACATTGAACTCTCCATCCCACATTAAAGCTAGTCCCCCCTTTCTTCTAACTGGTTCAACCATAAAACATCCATCATACTTAAGCCTACTTTTCACTCTACCACACTTTTCTGCGTTTAGTTTAGTCTCCATCAGGAAGACTATATTGGGTCTCTTTTCCTTTGCAATGTGACAAAGgtcttgaactgtccgagggttcccaagccctcggtagTTCTAGCTTAGAGTTTTCATTGGAGTTGGCGGGGCTGTGCCACAGCCTCCGCCAATTCATCACTGGAAGTTTTCATAACTACCCCTGCatttttcttagattttttCCATCCCACCCTGTTCTCTATCCTTTACCTCCTCCTCCCTCTTGTTTTTCTTCCCAGCCTTTAACTCGCTAAATGTTGGGAAGTCTTTCCCCTTGTTTCTAGCCCTCCTCTCCCATCATCCCCTCCCCTTGCTCCCTATTAAGTTTTCCTCTCCCGTAACAACCTCTACCTCCTCTACTTGCCTAGTACTCTCCTTAGATCCCTCCCTCTCTTCTAACTCTTCTCTCCCCTTAGTACCTTCCCTACCTAGGCTTTCGACCCCCATCACTGCTTCTCCCAAAAATTCTTCCTCATTACCCAGTTGGTTATAACCCCTTCCTTCCCAACCCTCCTCCCTTACTACCAGATTACCCACAGCTAACTCCCCCACCTTCTTGCCTTCCCCATTTGAAACATTTAACTCATCCCTCTACTCCCCTTCCCTCTAACCCTTCTGAGCTAGACTCACCCCAATTGCCCTTTTTGTGTTCTTCGGAATTACCCTGACCCACATTCTCATTCCTTTTGATTCTTGAACCCGCTCTCAACCAAGCCCATATTGATTTTGGCCCTCTGTTTCTCCCTTACACCCTTGAAGCCCATGAACAATGTAGCCACAATCAAAATAGATTCTCGGTAATTTCTCATATCTAAGAGAAATCCAGAGTTTTTCTCCTTTTACACATAACGTTCTTCCTCTAGCTAGAGGCTTAGTTAAATCCATCTCTATACTAACCCTTAAGCATTTGCCCCAACCACATCCATCTCCCATCACATCTACTTCTTCCACCCTACCTATCGATTCCCCAATCAGTTTTCCCCTCCCCTCATTCATGCATGCTAAAGGGAGATTGTGCATCTGTACCCACAATTTCTCCTtagtaaaattcattttatgcGGGGGCTTAAACCCATCAAAGAGTTTTAAAACCAGTAAATGATTGTCAAACAATCAAGGCCTACCCTCCCAAACACGAATCTTATTTGCTAGGTTAGCAAATGTAATGACAAAGGTGTTGGGACATACCTCCAGGAATTTTGCTCTCCTACTGATTCTCTAGACCTTCGCTAGCGTTGATTCAATAACCTCTTGATTTATGCTCCTTTCAGTGCAGACCCTCCCCACTAGACTTCGTTCCTCCTTTTCGTACAGTTCCTCTGGTAACTCATCTTCAATCTCGATACCGTTCTTCTTCCTCTATTAAATGCAATTTCCTCCAGTTTTCTTCCAGTTCGTTCATCTTTTTTACTCCGTACGAGCCTCTCGGCCTTGCTGCCGCCGCGATGCTTTTCTTTCCCCACTCTAAAAATCACTGCCTCGCACCACCCACTCTACTCTGCCCCTACCCCAGCTCGTTCCTTCCGTCACTAACTGCTTCACTTCCGTCCACTATCCGAGTCGCGGCTGACCCCAATTCTGTTAGAATCTTAGTGGTCCCCCCGAAAAAGCTTCACCCCCCTTTTGCTCTCtagagagaaaagggagagaagaataataaaataaaagtcctTCCCATTACATCACTTACTTTTGTTGTAAGAAGTCCATCAAAAAGGCTTATGGTTTTCCAACTACAATAGGCTCCATCTCAGTTGATCCACACATAGCAACAACCATACACCCCGCACCTGTAAGTATGAATCATAGAAACTTCTTGTTCAAAGCTTGAATCTTTTAAACAAAGCACGAAACAACCATCTTAATACTTGCATTCTGTCCAAATCTTACATATCCAACACAACAAATATTCtagtagaaaaattttataactcaaaatttcaaaaatttgtagTAGATATGCTTTTTCTTATATAGGTAACAAAATGAGTGGTAGACAAAGATGTTGGTCAGACTGTGACTTCAGGatgcttaattaatttgttcttCATTCTTCTACGAGACTGACTTGCTTAAACTGCATGCTTCATTAAAACAAGCATTAATTAAGGCATTTATAAGCCATTGTGTCTCTCAATATCACAGTTCTTCCATAGTTCCATGGTAGTTGGTCAAACTGTGACTTcagaatgtatatatataagatttgaatgagattttcaCCCTTCCTAAGTTGATCCTTGAATGATGGCCTATTTCAATTTGCATCCACTATATTTTAGGATCATTAATGCTGAAATATTTGGATCTTTTTCTCTCCCCAAAATCAAGTTTAGAAGCAGaggcacacacatatatataggtcATGGAGTATCTCATCCTATTTGTCATTCTTTGTCATTATTGAGTTGGTTTTGTGTGAAATGGAGAAATATATATCTCTTATTACAAGAGCTTTAGATTTAGGAGGTACATCCTTCaaagattgaaaaagaaaaaccacatCATTTCAACATTCACGTATTTTTTTAGCAGCCCTTACAGAGTTCAgagtttaaaaaagaaaaatcacatcATTGTTCCACCATTCATTAATTTTCCAACTGTTCGGCCcttagttttttgttttcaaattgtTAATTAGTTTTTAGTTTGTTCAGCACTTATAGTTTTACAAGTTAGGAAAACCAGAATCAGCtcggattttattttatttttttctaatagcCGAAGGAAATCCCTGAAAGCAGTTGATTATGCCACAAGTTGTTTCCTagaaattaaactcatcttGTTTGCTTTTGTGTTTGTCTGGTGCTACTGGCGGGGAATGTGTAAGCATCGCTACATCACATTAGAACATAGACAATGAACAGTCAAACCTCTTTCAACCAAATTTGCCAGTCaaataaattgtattaataagaCCAACTAGCCCTATAAACCTCTTGTGTGTCATATCTTTTTAGACCTTCTacttatcattataaatatataaactacTTTCAACCAAGCTTCATAAATTGATCTTGGTGAAGCAAAACCCAGTCCAGTTAAACCTCAAATTATcatagatgtatttttttttttaagtgcagAACATTATatcatgaattaaaaattatattcgcCTAGCTGAAGTTAATGGTTTGTGTACTAGCCATTtcgaaatatatttttcaagtcATGATGATTGAACATCATAGATATTAACCCTGCTTTTTCAAATTGACACACATAGATATAGTCATAGAGTCTGTCAATTTACCACCCACCACAACAAATGTGAACCTGCTGCCCAAAGAAATAGCATAGTTGCATATGAAaccacttttaatttttatttttattgtcagCCATTGTGATTGCGTGCCCCATCATTGATGAATTAGTTAATATCTTCTTAGCTAGTATTAAGTTACCTAGTAACTATTGTTTCACTTTGAAAATAGTCTCTCAAACATGCATAAAAATAGAATCATATAATTCGGAATGTGTTatgtatgtaaatttataattgaGTTTTAACTAAGCATCCTATTTTGCACTTTGGTTGTTTCTATTGTTGTAGCATTACTTGTTACGCTCCTCTTGTAGACATCGTCCATATCAACAGGTATGAACTATTTGAATGCACGACCTTGCcttaaatttttattacaaaacttATTATCATGTTCAATACATTCAATATTTTGCATTgttgttatgttgctttttgtgtttttcattGCCTTAAAATGTTTGTAGAAGCCATGACACtgccattttatatattttacaaacaataatttttttttctaagtgcTTTACAAACAATTACTTCATTTGtcatattattaatttcttagcTATTCTACATGGATGATTCGGAAAACACGATCCGGGATTGTGAAATTTGGGGCGATGGCATGGAGGAGATATTAATTGACATGCTATACCAAGACTCCATTAACGGTAGATTAAGGACGGGAAAGATCACGAGTAGAGAGCATTCATAATATGCTCAACAGCTCACTGCTATTGGTAGGAAGGTGTTTGACGCTAATCAGATTCGAGGCAAAATTTAGCGGTTGAAGGGTCTACAGCGTCTGTTTACAGATCTTATGAGCCAAATTGACTCCTCAAAattgagtagcacaaaggctatccaaagtgcaggaggatgtcgtgtaataattaggaataaatttctagatcgtctccttagggaaagttacttaaaatcaaactcgttaaaaattgtgaaaatattcacaaagagaaaataaaaatgatgatatgtgcaatggatggaatagtgcaacaagaatgaaaaagggcactagtcataaaatagattcatatttttagatttttgagtgtcgaaatgaaatgtaaaatactaacaaattgaaattagcaatcaaaaaatcaactaaactgaacaatcttaattaatctgaaaattaaataataaagctAAAagtatttaagtcctaattaaactttaatcaatctaatatacaatggaactaagagattaataaaacaaagttaaaagttaaactagattagaaagtaattaacaaaatacgaactgaaaattgaaaagtcccaAATTCGATATTCTAGAgttcatccttgtattcaaattacaaattctcaaaattaatccataataattgtaatcactattaaatgaaagcttaaaaaattgataaaaataaataatatgaagtaaattaacagcaaataaattgtctaaacttctaagctaaaaatctcaaaaatattccataaatttaaaactgaaattaaataaaaagtaaggaaTAAAAAGATCAAATCAATTAAATAGAGATAGAGATTAAAAGTAGTGAAGAATGCTAGACTGTAATAGTAATTGGAACCATTAATAAACTCTTCAACAACACTAAAAAGAAATCCCTCAAAAAATATATGTACTGTAGCTTGATGACTGCTTGagagaaatcttttttttagtacGTGCGGTGTGAGTCGATCAATAGCCTCCAAAAGAAACAAGCTTTACGCGGTGCTCCCAACAATGCCCCAAAGAGATATTATTTGTGTGCGCAGGTCAAGTCCGGAGAAAATAATTGTTACGTGTAGGCATTGGAGTTTTGCTACACAACTTTTCAACACTCCAATAtcctatctttttttaattttttaatattttttttatttattctttttaaattaatttaattattttattcattattgatatattaaatatttgataaaagataaaataataaaaattaaaaaaaaaagtaggataTTGGGGTGTTGGAagattgtgaagattttttcgtAGATCTTGAACTCCTCAAAAGTATGTGTTCCCTCTCATGTCATGTGAGTGTGAATCCGGGAAAATGCACAAAATATATTGCCATGCCCACTTTGAAGTCCAATTGCCAAATCTTATATGGCATTAAatgtagggctgttcatccgggttccaacccggaaatccgggtatacccaatccggaacccggatttgaaatccgggccggaacccggatcgGGTTAGCCCGGGTCAGATTTGGGCTGGAACCCAGATGAATCCGGGTTTTTTAAAACCCGGATTCTTGGTTTCGGATTGaaaccaccttttttttttttttctgctgtATTTGTCCTCTGTGGTCTGGAGGGTCCCACCCTATCCTAACAAAGCCTGCGGTCTGGGCGGTGAAGAGCTGACGATGGCAGTCACTAAACTGCATCTCCAAGAGCTTCCACGGTGACTTCAGTTGATTCTCGTGTCGGCAGAGACCAAAGGAATACATGGTGATTTCTGCGTCTGTAATGCTGCTCGGTAGGTGGTTTTCATGGTGAGGAGATGGTGTGGAACAAAACTGAAGTTAAGGAGTACACGTGTAAAGGAGTTGGACAATGATTGAGAGTGCTCTGTTTTGGATACCAGAAACAGACATGATGTTGCGATGTCCTTCTACGGGGGTTACGATGGCGTCTTGCTGGCTGAGCAAATGCAAACGACATCATAAGGCAGATAGTGGTTTACGGGGAAACTATGGTGCTTGGTGGTTTGTT
This window harbors:
- the LOC122289285 gene encoding uncharacterized protein LOC122289285, whose amino-acid sequence is METKLNAEKCGRVKSRLKYDGCFMVEPVRRKGGLALMWDGEFNVEVLNYSLRHISVWVIDVVGKKKWLLIGFYGEPEANKREEAWRLLADLKPEGNIGWCVIGDFNEILSQDEKIGGCLRQERLMDSFREALESGGLFDLGWRGDKYTWSSKRGWKGSRQFIYEASWALEEDCEGVLKKAWNFQRLNRTNLLEVQSFMESSRGALSRWSRHLEVERGKKLGEKTKRLKWLQAEENGNNAGYIKKIQEIGVLLDKEDLKWRQRAKRNWYQFGDRNTKFFHACASQRRKKNQITQVIDDQNHSFTRPEEVEGAFRSYFENIFTSSQPNTEDIEDCLRDLESRVTSGMNEKLTRAYNRIEVEEMLANRLKSVLTDIISPNQSAFMPERLITDNIMVAYEVMHSMKVRKKGGQRNMAIKIDMSKAYDRIEWVFLEKIMRKMGFNSKCIDMIMKCVSIVSYSILLNGKPGQKIFPSRGLRQGDPLSPYLFILCAEGLSSMLNSSDREGDTRGVAVVRGGTRVNHLLFADDCMLFGRARLDEWLKIQRILSRYEKASGKFLNRDKTTIFFSSNTKTEDKRDVLAAGRATVRGNFERYLGLPTMVGRPKYNTFKCIKERVWQRINNWKNGYLSSAGKEILIKAVLQAIPTYTMSVFKLPKRLC